From a single Caldisalinibacter kiritimatiensis genomic region:
- a CDS encoding DUF2089 domain-containing protein, with the protein MKKEAIGRCPVCNHEMEVTKLHCNYCDTSLEGRFNLCKFCKLNDEQKHFVEVFIKNRGNIKEIEKELGISYPTVRNKLENVIEALGYTAKYSPKVDRKEILAKLSAGEISAEEAVKLLKE; encoded by the coding sequence ATGAAAAAAGAAGCAATAGGTAGATGTCCAGTATGTAATCACGAAATGGAAGTTACTAAACTTCATTGTAACTATTGTGATACCTCATTAGAAGGGAGATTTAATCTATGTAAGTTCTGTAAATTAAATGATGAGCAAAAACATTTTGTAGAAGTTTTCATTAAAAACAGAGGAAATATAAAAGAAATAGAGAAAGAGCTAGGAATTTCTTATCCTACTGTTAGAAACAAATTAGAAAATGTTATAGAGGCATTAGGATATACTGCAAAGTATTCACCTAAAGTTGACAGAAAAGAGATTTTAGCTAAGTTAAGTGCTGGAGAAATCAGTGCTGAAGAAGCGGTTAAACTGCTTAAAGAATAA
- a CDS encoding DUF4097 family beta strand repeat-containing protein: MYEEERMMILNMLQEEKISSEEAAKLLDALDESETKETNELINTAVNKTDNMSNKKNNTQQNSQSFEQKIESIVDKIENKTENLGSKMEKLGVDLAESTTSIAERIVDLVNNINFDGLTFGNYKTVTETLEKDISNIANPAFEFIGVNGKVSISSWNKNKVFVKATCQIKGNKLENLSEIYEIVENDDIISFRPKYNNLGAKLEVFVPQKEYRKINVLTTNGKIILEGINTKNILCDTTNSSIFLTNVKSQDINLFTKNGKISLQNAEGDNAVLSTSNNYILVERCNIKSIKATTSNGSIKGYSIPTNYSQYLELTTSNGKIDISFTDTKANFVVDAKTSMGNIKVGFPLIYEVNDQNNLGRKRITGYSKDNSDKYIRIKASTSNGSININ; this comes from the coding sequence GTGTATGAAGAAGAAAGAATGATGATATTAAATATGCTCCAAGAAGAAAAGATATCAAGTGAAGAAGCCGCAAAGCTACTAGATGCCTTAGATGAAAGTGAAACAAAAGAAACAAATGAATTAATAAATACTGCTGTTAACAAAACTGATAATATGAGCAACAAAAAAAATAACACTCAGCAAAATTCACAAAGCTTTGAGCAAAAAATAGAATCCATTGTAGATAAGATAGAAAATAAAACTGAAAATCTAGGTAGTAAAATGGAGAAGCTTGGAGTAGATTTAGCCGAAAGTACAACTTCTATAGCTGAAAGAATAGTAGATTTAGTTAACAATATTAATTTTGACGGTTTAACCTTCGGAAATTATAAAACTGTTACTGAAACTCTAGAAAAAGACATTAGTAACATTGCTAACCCAGCTTTCGAATTTATAGGAGTTAATGGAAAAGTCAGTATATCTTCTTGGAATAAAAATAAGGTTTTTGTGAAGGCTACATGTCAAATAAAAGGAAATAAGCTAGAAAATCTCTCAGAAATTTATGAAATAGTAGAAAATGATGATATTATTTCATTTAGACCGAAATATAATAACTTAGGTGCGAAGTTAGAAGTATTTGTACCTCAAAAAGAGTATAGAAAAATTAATGTTCTTACTACAAATGGTAAAATTATTTTAGAAGGTATAAACACTAAAAATATTTTATGCGATACAACTAATTCATCTATTTTTCTTACAAATGTAAAAAGCCAAGATATCAATCTCTTTACTAAAAATGGAAAAATATCATTACAAAATGCCGAAGGGGATAATGCTGTATTATCTACTTCTAATAACTACATCTTGGTAGAACGCTGCAATATTAAATCAATAAAAGCTACAACATCAAATGGCTCTATTAAAGGATATAGCATTCCAACTAATTATTCTCAATATTTGGAATTAACTACTTCTAACGGTAAAATTGATATATCTTTTACTGATACTAAAGCAAATTTTGTGGTAGATGCAAAGACCTCAATGGGAAACATTAAAGTTGGATTTCCTTTAATATACGAAGTTAATGACCAAAATAACTTAGGAAGAAAAAGAATAACGGGGTATAGTAAAGATAATAGCGATAAATATATAAGAATAAAAGCTTCTACTTCAAATGGCTCAATTAATATTAATTAA
- a CDS encoding SHOCT-like domain-containing protein encodes MTNNLKEERLEIIKMIQDGKITAEQGADLLSALEEKKSEVINTNAKWIKVRVYDPEDNTKVKVNLPIALVDVGLKFATKFSPELKDSHFEDIDLNEIIEAIKNGAEGKIVDVESEDGEKVEVFVE; translated from the coding sequence ATGACTAATAATTTAAAAGAAGAAAGATTAGAGATTATTAAAATGATTCAAGATGGGAAAATTACTGCAGAACAGGGAGCTGACCTTTTAAGTGCATTAGAGGAAAAGAAATCAGAAGTTATTAATACAAATGCCAAGTGGATAAAAGTAAGAGTTTATGACCCAGAAGATAATACAAAAGTAAAAGTTAATTTACCAATTGCATTAGTAGACGTCGGATTAAAATTTGCCACAAAATTCTCACCTGAGCTTAAGGACTCCCACTTTGAAGACATTGACTTGAATGAAATTATAGAAGCAATAAAAAATGGTGCTGAAGGTAAAATAGTAGATGTTGAAAGTGAAGATGGAGAAAAAGTAGAAGTATTCGTAGAGTAA
- a CDS encoding CvpA family protein has translation MNWVDLIVIIILVTSSLRGLVKGFIISLFNLVGFFIAAYIAKLYYPVLVGYIYKNTNFINRIESFIYERVFKIMEGNENGLDKDLIINGFKLPAPIKESLGNNINLHTGEITKSIGQALANEFTYIFVTIISIIIVFLAAKILLAIVVHVVDSIAKLPILRTFNRLTGFAFGLIKGVLIIYIIFAILTPVISMFPEGFIATGTYESTLGSYFYTQNVIINYLSGKGFII, from the coding sequence TTGAATTGGGTAGATCTAATAGTGATTATTATATTAGTAACTAGTAGTTTAAGGGGGTTAGTCAAAGGGTTTATAATATCGTTATTTAATTTAGTGGGTTTTTTTATAGCGGCATACATTGCAAAGTTGTACTATCCAGTTTTAGTTGGGTATATATATAAAAATACTAATTTTATAAACAGAATAGAGAGTTTTATATATGAAAGAGTATTCAAGATAATGGAAGGAAATGAGAATGGATTGGATAAAGATTTAATAATAAATGGGTTTAAGCTACCAGCTCCAATAAAAGAAAGTTTGGGCAATAATATTAATTTACATACAGGAGAAATAACTAAGTCTATAGGTCAAGCACTAGCTAATGAGTTCACCTATATATTTGTAACTATTATAAGTATTATTATTGTATTTTTAGCTGCTAAAATTTTACTTGCTATAGTAGTACATGTTGTAGATAGCATAGCTAAATTACCAATATTAAGAACTTTTAATAGACTTACAGGGTTTGCTTTTGGATTAATTAAAGGGGTACTTATAATCTATATAATATTTGCAATATTAACTCCAGTAATATCCATGTTTCCAGAGGGTTTTATTGCTACTGGAACCTACGAATCAACTTTGGGTAGTTATTTTTATACTCAAAATGTCATAATTAATTACTTAAGTGGAAAGGGGTTTATAATTTAA
- a CDS encoding DUF5711 family protein: MKQNTKRRTENKNNKKIGRFILLFIIVSIALSSTTFRNNIIEFLSQKNKTISIEEKININCNNNIKVKIFKDNIIQQNNSNLISYDINGNKKWEKPIPYEKFLVHIGNEKIYMGNTVSGEITALNENGQVVWKYEPKQSITQIFEQKGNLFVLLKPSNDLNQVNVVNEKGELVSNLVSNEGNFIYGNISNNEKTLALTALDTSDNIIKSKLLLYSPSGNLLWQESFENEILQYIDFIGEDIIIVSDKKISLFNKNKKLLWSRDISGKIKDIKIYNNKIYLLTNQGTDLLEVVSLKGRTEDNIEIKEELQTIYSYKKHIFLVGKNNVIGISGNDKFVEYSTNNNIEYFSMANKKVLLFTDSGVKVGYIVNRNAK, from the coding sequence GTGAAACAGAATACTAAAAGAAGAACAGAAAATAAAAATAACAAGAAAATAGGAAGATTTATTTTATTGTTTATCATAGTAAGTATAGCTTTATCTAGTACTACATTTAGGAACAATATAATTGAGTTTTTAAGCCAAAAAAATAAAACAATTAGCATAGAAGAGAAAATAAATATAAATTGTAATAACAACATCAAAGTAAAAATATTTAAAGATAATATAATACAACAAAATAATAGTAATCTGATTTCATATGATATTAATGGAAACAAGAAATGGGAAAAACCTATACCTTATGAAAAGTTTTTAGTTCATATAGGAAATGAAAAAATATATATGGGTAATACAGTATCAGGTGAAATAACTGCATTGAACGAAAATGGACAAGTTGTATGGAAATACGAACCTAAACAGTCCATTACTCAAATATTTGAGCAAAAAGGAAATCTGTTTGTTTTACTCAAACCAAGTAATGACCTAAATCAAGTTAATGTAGTAAATGAAAAGGGTGAATTAGTATCTAATTTAGTATCAAATGAAGGGAATTTTATATATGGAAATATATCTAATAATGAAAAAACATTGGCGCTTACTGCATTAGATACAAGTGACAATATTATTAAAAGTAAGTTATTACTGTATTCACCTAGTGGTAATCTTTTATGGCAAGAAAGTTTTGAAAATGAAATTCTACAATATATAGATTTTATAGGAGAAGATATAATAATTGTTTCTGATAAGAAAATAAGTCTTTTTAACAAGAATAAGAAGTTACTATGGAGTAGAGATATTTCAGGAAAAATAAAAGATATAAAAATTTATAACAATAAGATATATTTGTTAACAAACCAAGGAACTGATTTATTAGAAGTAGTTTCTTTAAAGGGGAGAACAGAGGATAATATAGAAATAAAAGAAGAATTACAAACTATATATTCATATAAAAAACATATATTTTTAGTAGGTAAAAATAACGTAATTGGTATATCAGGGAATGATAAATTTGTAGAATATAGTACAAATAACAATATAGAATACTTTAGTATGGCTAATAAAAAAGTTTTATTATTTACAGATAGTGGGGTAAAAGTAGGCTATATAGTAAACCGAAATGCTAAATAG